Proteins from a genomic interval of Poecile atricapillus isolate bPoeAtr1 chromosome 1, bPoeAtr1.hap1, whole genome shotgun sequence:
- the TIAM1 gene encoding rho guanine nucleotide exchange factor TIAM1 isoform X3, with protein sequence MSALWRGNRKLRSESAGRDGDSLFRMLYLSTEQVAAFCRSLHEMNPSDCSAPPQDCAGPQLSTMRQLTDADKLRKVICELLETERTYVKDLNCLMERYLKPLQKETFLTPDELDVLFGNLTEMVAFQVEFLKTLEDGVRLVPDLEKLEKVEQFKKVLFSLGGSFLYYADRFKLYSAFCASHTKVPKVLVKAKTDTAFKAFLDAQNPRRQHSSTLESYLIKPIQRILKYPLLLKELFALTDVDSEEHYHLDVAIKTMNKVASHINEMQKIHEEYGAVFDQLIAEQTGEKKEVADLSMGDLLLHNTVIWLNPPASLGKWKKEPELAAFVFKTAVVLVYKDGSKQKKKLGGSHRASIYEDWDPFRFRHMIPLEALQVRALASADAETNSVCEIVHVKSESEGRPERTFHLCCSSPEHRKDFLKAVHSILRDKHRRQLLKTESLPSSQQYVPFGGKRLCALKGARPAMNRAVSAPSKSLGRRRRRLARNRFTIDSEAVHSSSPEKEPAQGGDTDRWVEEQFDLAQYEEQEDIKETDILSDDDDFCEAARGAQRELRERLQATSLAGGRRPEQRPCPPGDAHATRMAQLRKQATLPGVNGAAEGHGEEVIWVRREDFVPGRKLNTEL encoded by the exons ATGTCGGCGCTCTGGAGGGGGAACCGAAAGCTGCGGAGCGAGAGCGCCGGCAGGGACGGGGACTCCCTCTTCCGAATGCTGTACCTG AGCACAGAGCAGGTCGCAGCTTTCTGTCGCAGTCTTCATGAAATGAACCCCTCTGACTGCAGTGCTCCCCCCCAGGACTGTGCAGGGCCCCAGCTGAGCACCATGAGGCAGCTCACGGACGCAGACAAGCTGAGGAAGGTCATCTGTGAGCTCCTGGAGACTGAGCGTACCTATGTCAAG GACTTAAATTGTCTGATGGAGAGATACCTGAAACCTCTGCAGAAAGAAACCTTCCTCACACCAGATGAG CTGGATGTTCTCTTTGGGAATCTGACTGAAATGGTAGCATTCCAGGTAGAGTTCTTGAAAACTCTGGAAGATGGAGTAAGGCTGGTTCCAGACCTGGAAAAGCTTGAAAAAGTTGAGCAATTTAAG AAAGTGTTGTTCTCCCTGGGTGGATCCTTCCTGTACTATGCTGACAGGTTCAAGCTGTACAGTGCCTTCTGTGCCAGCCACACGAAAGTCCCCAAAGTCCTGGTGAAAG CCAAGACAGACACTGCTTTCAAGGCGTTCCTGGATGCCCAGAACCCGCGCCGGCAGCACTCCTCCACCCTGGAGTCTTACCTCATCAAACCCATCCAGAGGATACTCAAATACCCCCTCCTGCTCAAGGAGCTCTTTGCTCTCACTGATGTGGATAGTGAAGAACATTATCACCTTGATG TGGCCATCAAAACAATGAACAAAGTTGCCAGCCACATtaatgaaatgcagaaaatcCATGAAGAATATGGGGCAGTGTTTGACCAACTCATAGCAGAACaaacaggggagaaaaaagag GTCGCCGACCTTTCCATGGGGGACTTGCTCCTGCATAACACAGTGATATGGCTGAAccctcctgcttccctgggcaagTGGAAGAAGGAACCTGAGCTGGCAGCGTTCG TGTTCAAAACTGCCGTGGTCCTTGTGTACAAGGATGGTTCCAAACAGAAGAAGAAACTT GGAGGATCACACAGAGCCTCAATCTATGAAGACTGGGATCCGTTCCGGTTTCGCCACATGATCCCTTTGGAAGCGCTGCAGGTGCGGGCCCTGGCCAGTGCAG ATGCAGAGACCAATTCTGTGTGTGAGATTGTCCACGTCAAATCTGAGTCTGAGGGCAGGCCAGAAAGGACATTTCACCTCTGCTGTAG CTCTCCAGAACACAGGAAGGACTTTCTGAAGGCAGTGCACTCCATCCTGCGGGACAAACACAGAAGACAGCTCCTTAAAACCGAAAGTTTGCCCTCATCCCAGCAATACGTTCCTTTTGGTGGAAAAAGATTGTGTGCTCTAAAAGGTGCAAGGCCAGCCATGAACAGGGCAG TGTCAGCCCCGAGCAAGTctctggggaggaggaggcggcggctGGCCCGAAACAGGTTTACCATTGACTCGGAGGCCgtccacagcagcagccccgagaAAGAGCCCGcgcagggaggggacactgaCCGCTGGGTCGAGGAGCAGTTCGACCTGGCGCAGTACGAGGAGCAGGAGGACATCAAGGAGACCGACATCCTGAGCGATGACGATGACTTCTGCGAGGCGGCGCGCGGCGCGCAGCGGgagctgcgggagcggctgcaggcCACGTCCCTGGCGGGCGGCCGGCGGCCCGAGCAGCGGCCCTGCCCGCCCGGGGACGCGCACGCCACCAGGATGGCCCAGCTGAGGAAGCAGGCGACCCTGCCCGGCGTCAACGGCGCCGCCGAGGGCCACGGCGAGGAGGTCATCTGGGTACGGCGGGAGGACTTCGTGCCCGGCAGGAAGCTCAACACCGAGCTCTGA